Part of the Chaetodon trifascialis isolate fChaTrf1 chromosome 1, fChaTrf1.hap1, whole genome shotgun sequence genome, TGAAGCAGTAGATCTGCTTTGTCTCCTTCCTGTTCACCAGGCTTGATTTGGCAAAGTCTGGATTCAGAACCTCTGGCTTTCTGCCCGTCTTCTCCAGCACCCACACATCCCCCTTGTCTATCAGACGAAAGACACCCGCTGCCTGAGTTTGGTCCTTTGCAGAGATGAGTTCCAGCGGCTCCCACACTTGGGAAGACACCCCAAAGCTTACGTCTGCTATGTACGCCTTTCCATCAATGATCACCTTGTTGATGAGATGAGTTTCAGCTGGGCGAAAATCATTGAGGATACTGTTAAAAACTCTGGAGCCCAATGTTGTTGTGTCATAGCCCATTTCTCGCAGCACCCAgccaaacaggaagttgttCTCAAGGCACCAACCGCCACGACCGCTCCTCACTATCTTATCAAAAATGACCTCAAGGTCCATGAAGATCTTCTCACCACAGTGAATGCTGAGGTTTTCAAATGGGACTGACATGATGTGCTGTTTGTGGACCAACTTCAGTGTTGCCAGATCCAGTTTATCAAAAGAGCCATGGAAACCAATTCTTTTGAAGTATTCCTCCAACTTCATCTTGCCTGTAAAAGACACGACATCACATTGATCTATAGGACCAATTAACctgtcacacagctgcaaagtcatttttcattggCTTTTTTTCAATCAGTTAAAAATGTCATGATCAGTTTTCAGAGATGTTAAAATTCTATGACTATTAAGTTTCAGACTCGCTAAGCTCTGCATTCTCTCTAAGCTTACCCTTTGTTCAGGTTGAACGTGCAAGCAATCAAAATCAGGTATTCTGAGGACGCTGTATTTCTATTGAGTCAAAGCTTCCCGACAAAGGACAAGCAACTCAGATTTATCTTCCTGGAGAAATTCAACCTATAACAGGGTGGAACTTTTTGAGCCAGTAAAACCCGAGTACATTTTAGTTGATGATTAACCTGTTCCTCCTGTTAATCAGTGCTCACCGTGTTGCTCCATGGGACAATGTCACACAAGTCTTGTAATTGTACAAGTTTGTAGACATACTGGGAGAATCTAGAGGCTAACATTACATCATCATGTGGTTTAATATTCTCAAAGTTTTCATAGATTAACCTCCAATGGGGCCCCCAGGGCAAAAACTTGTTCTTGGGCCGCTGCTTACCTTCACAGTACATGGAAGTTTCATTACTTGGCCTAACAACTACAAACCAACCTGTACTCTAAAGCTTAAATTATTTGTTAACCAATCCATTCAATGACTGACAAAAAATTAACTGGCAAACTACGTATTTGGAAAATTGTGTCacctttaaaaataaaacaccaaatGTTTAATGGTATAATGGAATGGAAGTGGAAGTATAATGGAAATAACTTCTGTTTGCTGCCTTACAGTAATTCAGTGATGGAATACCACAACCTTGCCAGAGGTTTTCTTTGTGTTAATTATCTGACACGGAAGAAATATAAGTTCCTTGCTGATTGGCCACATTTCTTCAGAATCCATTGTTGTTATCAATCACAAATTGTGAGGTATAGTAATATGCATAAGTTGTGGAATggtgtttctgtcacagttcaaagacaaaagaagatgACTTTGGAGGCAGTAAAAAATTATTTACTAAAAATGATCAAGGATACAAAAAGCCAGTCAGTCAAGCAAAGTATACAAAGAGTTTCAGGCTGAGATACACAGGATGCACTAAAAATATAGATCaggatgaattaaaaaaaaaaaaaaaaaaaaaacaggccagCAATAATGACAGTGGCAGAAAGCTAAGGCACACAGTCCGAATACTATGACAGAGAGCTGATGGAAATGGACCGGTAAATATACCAGGGAGCTATTTCTTCAGAATCCCCTGTTTCTAAACTTAATGCATGGAAAGCTGATTTAAGGGAAGAAATAACAATGGAGCAGTGGAGCAGTGC contains:
- the LOC139333405 gene encoding arylamine N-acetyltransferase, pineal gland isozyme NAT-10-like, producing the protein MKLEEYFKRIGFHGSFDKLDLATLKLVHKQHIMSVPFENLSIHCGEKIFMDLEVIFDKIVRSGRGGWCLENNFLFGWVLREMGYDTTTLGSRVFNSILNDFRPAETHLINKVIIDGKAYIADVSFGVSSQVWEPLELISAKDQTQAAGVFRLIDKGDVWVLEKTGRKPEVLNPDFAKSSLVNRKETKQIYCFTLEPREAHHFFEINHTLQTDPDSPYINKSICSLQTPTGFRALIGWTYSEVTYKPEEGVDVLDMRDITDDEIEQILSEKFSLKMQNKVRLVSKKTGQTL